A segment of the Chlamydiales bacterium genome:
AAGCGAATTGTCATATTGCCCCAATCTGAAATGCGCAACTCCCCTTTCTAGATATGGAAGAGGATTTGATGGATCGAGCTCAATTGCCTTACCGAAATCGAAAACGGCCTGATTCAAATGTCCAGACGCGAGGGCCCTTTCTCCTCGAAGTTGATACGAGAGAGTATTGAAATCATGTTCTCTATGAGGATCTGAATACAGAGAGGCATAGTCTGTTGAGAACTTTCGATCGATTTCTAAGTGTCCGAGCCCTCCTTCAAATTGGGGATGGTTGATAGGCTGCTTTGAGAGGTTTTTAAAACTCTCATGTGCAAAGAGAGAACCCAACACCCTTCCACTTTCTCCTAACGAGGACTCTGTGCTTTGAGACGACTCAAGAAACTGTTCTTTGGCAATTCCCTCTTTGAAAGACGAGATCTGCTCCCCTACAGCCGTTGGAAGATCAGATGAAAGATTGGCAGAAGATATTGACGCTCCCTCGTTCCCCTCTTTGGATTTATCTTTTTTCTGCCCGTCAGATGCAGCGCTTCCCGCAGCTGCTGCCCCAGCTGCCGAAGCTGCAGCAACAGCACCCACAACTACTGCCGCAGCAACGACAACTGCAGCTCCAATGATCAGAGCTTTTTTATGCTTTTTGGCAAACTTCTTGATCTGTTTCCATTTTTTGTGGGCCCAGCTCCTGCATAGAACAACTTCCCCCGGACCATAATAGATGGCAGGCATGGAGATAAAATCACTCCCTTCATCCAGTAAAAAAAGCGAGTATTCATAAGAGTTATCATTGCCATACAAGAGCTCTTGAATATCTATGTCTAGAGCAATCTTTTCTGCTGTTTCATTCGGCAAGATCCCTTGTCTTGCTAAGTTAGCTAAAAAATTGGCAATGCGTTCTAACTCTCTCTCATTGTATCTTTTTTCCAGCTCTCCACTCTCCAAATCCTCAAATAGCTTCAGAATTCCGTCATACGTCGGTGAAGATCCTCTCTGCAGAGACTCTTGATCTTGAGATGCGCACGTCTGAACATTTGCAACCGAACCGCTAGGTCCTGAATACAAAGCAATAGAGGGTATTGTTAAGAGAAAAGCGGAGTTTACGAGAAGTCTGGAATAACGCATTGATGATTTCTCCACTAAAACATTCCGATCTGTCCTTTTTCCCTCTTCATCTGAAAAGAGACCTCCTCTTAAAAACCATGCCAGCCTTTTTTGCAATCGCTTTTTTACCTGCTCCCGCAGCAGTAGTACAAAAAACAGCTCTGCCCCGCAAAATAAAAACTCCTAAATCTATCCTCATCCACTCTTGTAAGCTCAAGAAAGTTGAACTCAAGAAAAGCATAAAAAGATGAGAACGGGTACTCTGTTGCTTCGATTTTCACCGTTCACTTTAGAAGGTAATTTTTATGACAATGCGGTCAGCAACCCACGGCCCAGTAAAAACGTCCGGCGACCAACACTTTTTTGTCTTACCAAGAAAAGAACCACCTCGCGAAGAGTGCAAAGAGACACAAGTTTTCAAAGCAAAAGTCCCAGCATCCGCTGCACCCAAAACAGAAAAGCCTGCAAAAACCGAGGATGTTGCTGCTGTACAGCAGCTAGCCGAAGCGCATTTCAAACTAGGAGAGATGTACTATAAGGGTGAGGGTGTCGAACGCGATTTTAAATTGGCTCACGATTTCTTTTTTAAATCCGCTTTAGCAGGAAATACGTCAGCAATATTTAGATTTGGGATGATGCTCCACTATGGAGTCGGCGGGATAACGCCCAATATCACCGAAGGATTAGAGTGGATTACAAGAGCAGCTGAACAGAACCATCCCGGAGCACAGTATATTATTGGCTGTGAGTTCTTAAACGGAGAGTATAGAAAAAAGGATTATCCAACCGCCCGCATTTGGCTAACAAAAGCAGCTACCCAAGGCCATTCCTTGGCCATGCATGCACTCGGGAAACTTTTCAGAAGTGGCGGAATTGGAGTTGATCGCGACTATAAAGCTTCTAAACGCTGGTACGAGATGGCGGCAGAGCAAGGAAATGCCGGAGGAGAGCTAGGCCTTTGGATAATTCATTCTCAAGGACTAGGTGTGGAAAAAAATTCAGTTCTCGCACGCCAATGGCTCGATCGAGCTGCTTCTCACGACACCAATGCAAAAATCACCTTAGCCCTAGTTCACATAGACTGCGGTCAATATTCTGACGCATATAAAATCTTTATGACGTTAGGAGCTCTGGGCAATATACGTGCATTAAAAGAAACACAACGGATGCATCTCGCACAGCAAGGTGTGACATACAACGAGGAAGTGATCAAAAAACTGCAGAAAAAAATTGATGATGCGAAAGCAGCAGAAGCAGAGAGGATTCGTGGAGATCGTTTCAGATATAATGGGGAACATCGCAAAGCTCTACAATGTTACTTTAATGCAGCTTCTATGGGAGATGCAGATGCCCACTACTCTTTTGGTATGATGCATGAACAGGGCTTAGGTGTAAAAAAGGATTATACAATTGCACGCGACCGCTTTGTAAATGCAGCTACACAAGACCAGCAAGGCATGGCTATCTACGCTTTGGCACTTATCTGGGAGCATGGTCTGGGTGTACAGAGAAATTATAAGGTTGCATATAGATTATATAGAGATGCTGCGGCATCCACAGCCATCATCTCTTCCGATGCCCTATTCAAGATAGGAAGAATGCATGAGCAGGGGCTTGGTGTAGAGCAGAGCGATGCCGAAGCTCGTAAATGGTTTCAAAGAGCCGCTAACGAAGGAGACTGTTACGCGCGAGATGCCTTAGCGAGGCTTGCTCCAGAAAATCATTTAGAAACCTCAGATAGTGAAGACGATCTCTCCGCACCCGTTTCTCTAAAGGGTTTGGTGGATGAGGAAGAGCCCTATGCTGAAGCAGTTGATAGTTCCAATCCTCAAGCTCTACTTGTTGCGCAACAGAAAGTTCTGACTGACAAGCTCCTCGGCCTGGAATTCTCCCTTGAAGAAGGTAGCAGAGTAATTGCGGCTCATAAAAAAGATCATGCTGCACTCAAGGCCCAAATCGAGCAATCCAAAGACAAAGATTTAACTTCTTTGCATGGCAGGGAAAGAGAGCTTGAATCCCTTATCCAGCGCGAGACTTTAAATCAGCAAGCAGCAGAAGAGAGAGCGAAGATTTTTGCAGATGACAACCTATCTAGCTTCTACTGCTGCATTCAAACCATTTTTAACGGAACATTTATCGCCTCTCAGTCCCTGATGAGTGGAATGCTCGGAAAAGCCCAAGCCACAAAAGCCACCAAGGGAGTCGATTCCGCCACAAGCGCAATTGGCTTTATCAAAGATGAAATCGTTGACTCCATACCCGTTGTAGGCGGACTTCTCAGACGGATTTTCACCCTCCTTAGCAGTCCGTTGAAGGCTTACGGAGATTTTGAACGAGGAAAGGCAGTAATGTACATGGCCAGCATTGTAAACGGCCCTGCGACCTTTGAACTATGTGCAGAGGTCTTAGCAAGACAGCTCGCCTTAGCTATGCATGAAGAGATTCGAAAGATAGCAACCGACCAACCCGTCGGATTTTTCCGCAAACAGCTTCAGAAAGCTAAAGATCTGAAAGAGCAGCTTCTTGCACAGAATACCCCCGCACAAATTCGTGAATTTGCGGAAAAGCAGTGCGAAGTTCTCCTCATCGCCATCATGACCAATAAAGTCAAACCCAGCCGCGACCCCATTCAAGTGATCACTCAGCTCATACACATCGCGCTTGGACCCACTTTTGAACCAACAGTTACCATACTTCTGCAGCGCCCAGAGGAGATCCCCACAGCTGTAACTAGAGTAAAATCCAAACCATCTACCGACGTCACAAAACTTCTACAAGAGCACGAAGTAAGACTCAAACAACAAGAAGAGAGCCGAAAAAAACAGGAAGAAGAGCTACAAAAACTAAAAGAAAGCCAACCAAAGTCCTCAACCGACCTCGTTCTTCCAGGCGCTGGAGACCAGTGTCTCGAACTAGCCTTGCCCGAATCCCAAACCCCCGGCGCTGGGCTCTCCTCCGGCCTCGTCAAGCTCGTCCACCAAACTGACCAGAGAGTCATCCAACTAGGAGAACTCGTAGCACTTCTCGCCGAACGCTTCGGAATCCTTGAAGACAAAGTTGAAAGAAAAGCGGACAAACAGAATAGTAAACGATAAAAAAACTACCATACGAAGTCCTTGAGAATGCTATTGAGAAAAACTCTGGACTTAACATTCGGCATTTTCGATAGATAAAAAGCCCTCGAAAGTCACCGAAAACAGAAGGACTTTATGAATTCAAAAACTAGAAAATTTCTCCACGCTTTTAGATCTATTAAGCGCCCCTTCGCAGATTTCGTAAATTATTCAAGGAATCATAAAATTCTTGTACAAGCAGAAAATAGAATAGATGGAATTTTATACACACTCGTAGGCTGGGGGCTTATATCACTTGCTACCATAGCTTTTCAAAATACAGAAGAATCGATGCCGAGTAGAGTAAATTTTCTTATCCAATTTTTGTCAGGAGGGTTGT
Coding sequences within it:
- a CDS encoding tetratricopeptide repeat protein; translation: MRYSRLLVNSAFLLTIPSIALYSGPSGSVANVQTCASQDQESLQRGSSPTYDGILKLFEDLESGELEKRYNERELERIANFLANLARQGILPNETAEKIALDIDIQELLYGNDNSYEYSLFLLDEGSDFISMPAIYYGPGEVVLCRSWAHKKWKQIKKFAKKHKKALIIGAAVVVAAAVVVGAVAAASAAGAAAAGSAASDGQKKDKSKEGNEGASISSANLSSDLPTAVGEQISSFKEGIAKEQFLESSQSTESSLGESGRVLGSLFAHESFKNLSKQPINHPQFEGGLGHLEIDRKFSTDYASLYSDPHREHDFNTLSYQLRGERALASGHLNQAVFDFGKAIELDPSNPLPYLERGVAHFRLGQYDNSLQDYHEYTAQAQKNIPLSVSEFSLGFAKGLPKGVYESGENLLLFISDMVKHPIQTGSQMWEALTVLSDLARTEQWSVLSEALAPEVHQLIKDWDTIPSDERGELAGYAFGKHGADIVIPGAVAKAVAKGVKGAQELNAVYKGLRTAEQTLVLESVSELGSGAKVGEALQASQKTISLAEELGFAPHEVAGLKQAGRLEETVADTFTNISKNPAARESAKRFKDAELFLESNGRKFTSENEIRALIHKTGISTFPKPVGIPENYVATVSNKGAGMKYVHPKNAHTYVRVMPGKPHSPFPYQQNPYVNQRVNGKSLDKHGNVVLNDSPEAHIPISEFIFRGAD
- a CDS encoding SEL1-like repeat protein, whose amino-acid sequence is MRSATHGPVKTSGDQHFFVLPRKEPPREECKETQVFKAKVPASAAPKTEKPAKTEDVAAVQQLAEAHFKLGEMYYKGEGVERDFKLAHDFFFKSALAGNTSAIFRFGMMLHYGVGGITPNITEGLEWITRAAEQNHPGAQYIIGCEFLNGEYRKKDYPTARIWLTKAATQGHSLAMHALGKLFRSGGIGVDRDYKASKRWYEMAAEQGNAGGELGLWIIHSQGLGVEKNSVLARQWLDRAASHDTNAKITLALVHIDCGQYSDAYKIFMTLGALGNIRALKETQRMHLAQQGVTYNEEVIKKLQKKIDDAKAAEAERIRGDRFRYNGEHRKALQCYFNAASMGDADAHYSFGMMHEQGLGVKKDYTIARDRFVNAATQDQQGMAIYALALIWEHGLGVQRNYKVAYRLYRDAAASTAIISSDALFKIGRMHEQGLGVEQSDAEARKWFQRAANEGDCYARDALARLAPENHLETSDSEDDLSAPVSLKGLVDEEEPYAEAVDSSNPQALLVAQQKVLTDKLLGLEFSLEEGSRVIAAHKKDHAALKAQIEQSKDKDLTSLHGRERELESLIQRETLNQQAAEERAKIFADDNLSSFYCCIQTIFNGTFIASQSLMSGMLGKAQATKATKGVDSATSAIGFIKDEIVDSIPVVGGLLRRIFTLLSSPLKAYGDFERGKAVMYMASIVNGPATFELCAEVLARQLALAMHEEIRKIATDQPVGFFRKQLQKAKDLKEQLLAQNTPAQIREFAEKQCEVLLIAIMTNKVKPSRDPIQVITQLIHIALGPTFEPTVTILLQRPEEIPTAVTRVKSKPSTDVTKLLQEHEVRLKQQEESRKKQEEELQKLKESQPKSSTDLVLPGAGDQCLELALPESQTPGAGLSSGLVKLVHQTDQRVIQLGELVALLAERFGILEDKVERKADKQNSKR